A single region of the Halobacterium wangiae genome encodes:
- a CDS encoding acyltransferase — translation MTKRRVSLPDSAEATLRGFLADVDNRLSAASDPDGLSEAVTEVLVDLNGDRDAYEAWRNDESVSPVEAARLSNYDPRNATLESEYYAEKDEEAFAHSKPLQWLWRQFDNTPLADNVEFAFRFRRLLAEHLFADVGEDVRLFRGISMTYGHNIELGDNVVVHDDVHLDDRGELVVGDRASISDGVHLYTHDHDVVDQTEVDNFRTVVGDDARVTQGAMVRAGVRVGDNAIVGARSVVQGDVPDHHVAVGMPAKSVKVKPGWESVADPIEDANVRRTEERRLDADVSADVDTYDEFQRDLQPPDT, via the coding sequence ATGACCAAGCGACGCGTCTCGCTCCCGGACAGCGCGGAGGCCACGCTCCGCGGGTTCCTCGCGGACGTGGACAACCGGCTGTCGGCGGCGAGCGATCCGGACGGGCTCTCCGAGGCCGTCACGGAGGTTCTGGTGGACCTCAACGGCGACCGGGACGCCTACGAGGCGTGGCGGAACGACGAGAGCGTCTCGCCCGTCGAGGCGGCGCGGCTGTCGAACTACGACCCGCGGAACGCCACTCTCGAGTCGGAGTACTACGCCGAGAAGGACGAGGAGGCGTTCGCGCACTCGAAGCCCCTGCAGTGGCTCTGGCGGCAGTTCGACAACACGCCGCTGGCGGACAACGTGGAGTTCGCGTTCCGGTTCCGCCGGCTGCTCGCCGAGCACCTGTTCGCAGACGTCGGGGAGGACGTCCGCCTGTTCAGGGGGATCTCGATGACGTACGGCCACAACATCGAACTCGGGGACAACGTCGTGGTCCACGACGACGTCCACCTCGACGACCGCGGCGAACTCGTCGTCGGCGACCGCGCGAGCATCAGCGACGGTGTCCACCTCTACACGCACGACCACGACGTCGTCGACCAGACCGAGGTGGACAACTTCCGCACAGTCGTCGGCGACGACGCCCGCGTCACGCAGGGCGCGATGGTGCGGGCGGGCGTCCGCGTCGGAGACAACGCCATCGTCGGCGCGCGCTCGGTCGTGCAGGGCGACGTCCCCGACCACCACGTCGCGGTTGGGATGCCCGCGAAGAGCGTCAAGGTCAAGCCGGGCTGGGAGTCCGTCGCCGACCCGATCGAGGACGCCAACGTGCGCCGCACCGAGGAGCGGCGTCTCGACGCCGACGTCTCCGCGGACGTCGACACGTACGACGAGTTCCAGCGCGACCTCCAGCCACCGGACACGTGA
- a CDS encoding DUF5694 domain-containing protein yields MPDSAQSANGRVEETVDDAFWPAPRPGQVRVLLLGTYHMDNPGLDEVNVDADDVLGEDRQGELRDLADRLERWKADRVAVERPWDRAADLNDVYQRYRSGAYDYDTEHEFESTHGMRDDAATECRSEVVQIGFRLADRLGHERVAPIDCPAMMGNDATAELAERGYEPERKVDVPRLDTDSLQRTRDERLASSTIPDYHRMLNRERELLKNHAGMFGMYVPYGEGENFGGPAALGTWYERNLKMVHNLWRAVDADAQETGDEERILLVVGSGHVRVLRHLLDETPQFCPVNPLPSLS; encoded by the coding sequence ATGCCAGACTCCGCACAGTCGGCGAACGGACGGGTCGAGGAGACGGTCGACGACGCGTTCTGGCCCGCACCCCGGCCGGGCCAGGTCCGCGTGCTCCTGCTCGGCACCTACCACATGGACAACCCCGGTCTCGACGAGGTGAACGTCGACGCTGACGACGTCCTCGGCGAGGACAGGCAGGGTGAACTCCGCGACCTCGCCGACCGCCTCGAACGCTGGAAGGCCGACCGCGTCGCCGTGGAGCGCCCGTGGGACCGCGCCGCCGACCTGAACGACGTCTACCAGCGGTATCGCTCCGGCGCGTACGACTACGACACCGAACACGAGTTCGAGTCGACTCACGGGATGCGCGACGACGCCGCGACCGAGTGCCGTAGCGAGGTCGTCCAGATCGGGTTCCGACTCGCCGACCGTCTCGGTCACGAACGCGTCGCCCCCATCGACTGTCCCGCAATGATGGGCAACGACGCCACGGCGGAACTAGCCGAGCGGGGCTACGAACCGGAGCGGAAGGTCGACGTGCCGCGTCTCGACACCGATTCACTCCAGCGAACCCGCGACGAACGCCTCGCCTCGTCGACAATTCCCGACTACCACCGCATGCTGAACCGCGAGCGGGAACTCCTGAAGAACCACGCCGGGATGTTCGGGATGTACGTGCCGTACGGGGAGGGCGAGAACTTCGGCGGGCCGGCGGCGCTGGGCACGTGGTACGAGCGCAACCTGAAGATGGTCCACAACCTGTGGCGGGCCGTCGACGCCGACGCCCAGGAGACCGGCGACGAGGAGCGAATCCTGCTGGTCGTCGGCAGCGGCCACGTCCGGGTGCTCCGCCACCTGCTCGACGAGACGCCCCAGTTCTGCCCGGTGAACCCGCTTCCGTCCCTCTCCTGA
- a CDS encoding DUF7577 domain-containing protein, with protein sequence MEWGLFVLAIVFVAVLQFAVWRRLQSGDIGATDSPMRRESAQFADHPTHEEANPDVALCPECGAKNDPDYQFCRDCVGLLRA encoded by the coding sequence ATGGAATGGGGGTTGTTCGTGCTCGCGATCGTCTTCGTCGCGGTGCTCCAGTTCGCAGTGTGGCGACGCCTCCAGAGCGGGGACATCGGCGCGACTGACTCCCCGATGCGCCGCGAGAGCGCTCAGTTCGCCGACCACCCGACCCACGAGGAGGCGAACCCCGACGTGGCGCTCTGTCCGGAGTGTGGCGCCAAGAACGACCCCGACTACCAGTTCTGCCGCGACTGTGTCGGCCTGCTCCGAGCGTGA
- the lysS gene encoding lysine--tRNA ligase: MLPEDDPYTLVDDRDFWADAVADRILERDPEEPIVIKGGISPSGVPHLGNMNELVRGYFVAEALRDRGYDVRQVFTSDDRDPLRKLPRKLADLDGNIVDLGEVNAGALGKNLGAPYTAIPDPFGCCDSYGDHFSNLIEESAALLGIDVEMVSNTALYEAGDFEDVTRFLLENRATARKVLSDYQDKVDEDYVPFRPICERCGHVTETDAVTGIDLDAGTVDYECTNVEAGDQTIDGCGHEGTASLRDGKLPWRFEWPAQWRVLGVDFEPFGKDHAEGSWPSGVDIARNVLGDEPPVPMVYEWFTLDGEAFSSSSGHVVLVQDVLRMLEPEVVRYFFSKDPKKARDFSIERLDQLVDEFDRMEAVYFGESEADEAERERAERVYPVVVGEERSERIRIPYTFAAVLGMTDDPDIREEIARKEGHIPEDASEQTVEDALARVELAREWARRTDNEFNYDLKRTELPAFDFDDATAVALDELAEFLEREDPDGETLQGEIYESAKRHDVDIGSFFSAGYRLFFDEDQGPQLGPFLAKLDREFVLERLRRER, from the coding sequence ATGCTCCCCGAGGACGACCCCTACACGCTCGTCGACGACCGCGACTTCTGGGCGGACGCCGTCGCCGACCGCATCCTCGAACGCGACCCCGAGGAACCCATCGTCATCAAGGGCGGCATCTCGCCGTCGGGCGTCCCCCACCTCGGCAACATGAACGAGCTCGTCCGCGGCTACTTCGTCGCGGAGGCGCTGCGCGACCGCGGCTACGACGTCCGGCAGGTGTTCACGAGCGACGACCGCGACCCGCTCCGGAAGCTCCCGCGGAAGCTCGCCGACCTCGACGGCAACATCGTCGACCTCGGGGAGGTGAACGCGGGTGCGCTCGGGAAGAACCTCGGCGCGCCGTACACCGCGATTCCCGACCCGTTCGGCTGCTGTGACTCCTACGGCGACCACTTCTCGAACCTCATCGAGGAGTCCGCCGCGCTGCTCGGCATCGACGTGGAGATGGTGTCGAACACGGCGCTATACGAGGCGGGCGACTTCGAGGACGTGACGCGGTTCCTCCTCGAGAACCGCGCGACTGCCCGCAAGGTGCTCTCCGACTACCAGGACAAGGTCGACGAGGACTACGTGCCGTTCCGCCCCATCTGCGAGCGCTGCGGGCACGTCACGGAGACGGACGCCGTGACTGGCATCGACCTGGACGCCGGCACCGTCGACTACGAATGCACGAACGTGGAGGCCGGCGACCAGACCATCGACGGCTGCGGCCACGAGGGAACCGCGAGCCTACGCGACGGGAAACTTCCGTGGCGCTTCGAGTGGCCCGCGCAGTGGCGCGTCCTCGGCGTCGACTTCGAGCCGTTCGGCAAGGACCACGCCGAAGGGTCGTGGCCCTCGGGCGTCGACATCGCGCGCAACGTCCTGGGCGACGAACCGCCGGTGCCGATGGTGTACGAGTGGTTCACGCTCGACGGCGAGGCGTTCTCCTCGTCGTCGGGGCACGTCGTCCTCGTCCAGGACGTCCTGCGCATGCTCGAACCGGAGGTCGTCCGCTACTTCTTCAGCAAGGACCCGAAGAAGGCCCGGGACTTCTCCATCGAGCGCCTCGACCAGCTCGTCGACGAGTTCGACCGGATGGAGGCCGTCTACTTCGGCGAGAGCGAGGCCGATGAGGCGGAACGCGAGCGCGCCGAACGCGTCTACCCGGTGGTCGTCGGCGAGGAGCGCTCCGAGCGCATCCGCATCCCGTACACGTTCGCGGCCGTCCTCGGGATGACCGACGACCCCGACATCCGCGAAGAGATCGCGCGCAAGGAGGGACACATCCCCGAGGACGCGTCCGAACAGACCGTCGAGGACGCGCTCGCTCGCGTCGAACTCGCCCGCGAGTGGGCGCGGCGGACGGACAACGAGTTCAACTACGACCTGAAGCGGACCGAACTCCCGGCGTTCGACTTCGACGACGCCACGGCGGTCGCACTCGACGAACTCGCCGAGTTCCTCGAGCGCGAGGACCCCGACGGCGAGACGCTACAGGGCGAGATCTACGAGTCCGCCAAGCGCCACGACGTCGACATAGGGTCGTTCTTCTCGGCGGGCTACCGGCTGTTCTTCGACGAGGACCAGGGGCCACAGCTCGGGCCGTTCCTCGCGAAACTCGACCGCGAGTTCGTGCTCGAACGCCTGCGCCGGGAGCGGTAG
- a CDS encoding aldo/keto reductase, giving the protein MQHRELGDSGVEVSEVGFGAWVVGTDWWGDRDEDDALEMVEYALDAGITYFDTGDVYGHGRSEELLAEVLAERGDEMTVATKVGYDFYNNPQAGHGELPKEMDIDYLREAVENSMDRLGVDSVDYLQLHNPNVDELTPDVLELFDELREDGRAAAIGVALGPSIGWLAEGDFAIEEAFDGVQYVGNLLEQDVHNHFVETVRETGAATSLIPRVPHSSGLLNEQVTPETELGEGDHRGFRPDEWYETGWEKVEALRFLEQDGERTLGQAAIQWLLSFDEVASVTPTFRSKDDIDEWAAAPETPAISDEERERVADLYADNFGVDRFDGMAEEDYRTSVDGDDLRDAGLLGSAD; this is encoded by the coding sequence ATGCAACACCGAGAACTCGGGGACTCCGGGGTCGAGGTCAGCGAGGTCGGCTTCGGCGCGTGGGTCGTCGGCACCGACTGGTGGGGTGACCGCGACGAGGACGACGCGCTCGAGATGGTCGAGTACGCCCTCGATGCGGGCATCACGTACTTCGACACGGGCGACGTCTACGGCCACGGCCGCAGCGAGGAACTGCTCGCGGAGGTGCTGGCCGAGCGCGGAGACGAGATGACCGTCGCGACGAAGGTCGGCTACGACTTCTACAACAACCCGCAGGCGGGCCACGGCGAACTCCCGAAGGAGATGGACATCGACTACCTCCGGGAGGCCGTCGAGAATAGCATGGACCGACTCGGCGTCGACAGCGTGGACTACCTCCAGCTCCACAACCCGAACGTCGACGAACTGACGCCGGACGTGCTCGAACTGTTCGACGAACTCCGCGAGGACGGCCGCGCGGCGGCCATCGGCGTCGCGCTCGGTCCCTCGATCGGCTGGCTCGCGGAGGGCGACTTCGCCATCGAGGAGGCGTTCGACGGCGTGCAGTACGTCGGCAACCTCCTCGAACAGGACGTCCACAACCACTTCGTGGAGACGGTCCGCGAGACGGGCGCCGCCACGTCGCTCATCCCCCGCGTCCCCCACTCCTCGGGGCTCCTGAACGAGCAGGTGACTCCCGAGACGGAACTCGGCGAGGGCGACCACCGCGGCTTCCGCCCGGACGAGTGGTACGAGACGGGCTGGGAGAAAGTCGAGGCGCTGCGCTTCCTCGAACAGGATGGAGAACGGACGCTGGGCCAGGCCGCCATCCAGTGGCTGCTCAGCTTCGACGAGGTCGCCAGCGTGACGCCGACGTTCCGCTCGAAGGACGACATCGACGAGTGGGCCGCCGCACCCGAGACGCCCGCTATCAGCGACGAGGAGCGCGAGCGCGTCGCCGACCTCTACGCCGACAACTTCGGCGTCGACCGTTTCGACGGGATGGCCGAGGAGGACTACCGCACGAGCGTCGACGGCGACGACCTGCGGGACGCGGGGCTGCTCGGGTCCGCTGATTAA
- a CDS encoding heme-binding protein, translated as MVDAPQTEEGWFALHDFRTVDWDAWREAPERDREGALDEAESFLQHRESLARADEGDSAVFSITGHKADLLFVHFRESLDELDRIERTFEQTAFAGYTEQPYSYVSVTEISGYTSPEYFEDPDSVDAGLRRYMEGKLTPEIPADTYVSFYPMSKRRQPEQNWYDLSMDDRADLMAGHGEVGKQYAGKINQVIASSVGLDDWEWGVTLFADDLTDVKDIVYEMRFDEASSKYGEFGEFYVGRRFPPADLQAYMAGETVPTGDAETDVPHGRMREAHHHGDTGHHHDEGHGHHGSDGSHHDHGGGDGDGDEEGDDQDLRGELEELNIYAGQPHGEDVHATVLYSEADVDDLFEEVEGLRGNFDHYGTHVKTAVYEGRATDRSAVVSIWETASAADTAAGFLSELPEVVSRAGEESGFGTMGMFYETKPEHTADFVEKFDTVADVLADMDGHHETDLMVNVEDENDMFIASQWASREDAMAFFCRSDAFSDTVDWGRDVLAGRPRHVFLA; from the coding sequence ATGGTAGACGCGCCGCAGACCGAGGAGGGCTGGTTCGCGCTCCACGACTTCCGCACCGTGGACTGGGACGCGTGGCGGGAGGCCCCCGAGCGCGACCGCGAGGGCGCCCTCGACGAGGCCGAATCGTTCCTGCAGCACCGGGAATCGCTGGCTCGTGCGGACGAAGGAGACTCCGCCGTCTTCTCCATCACCGGCCACAAGGCCGACCTGCTGTTCGTCCACTTCCGGGAGTCCCTGGACGAACTCGACCGCATCGAGCGCACCTTCGAGCAGACGGCGTTCGCGGGGTACACCGAGCAGCCGTACTCCTACGTCTCCGTCACCGAGATATCGGGCTACACCTCCCCGGAGTACTTCGAGGACCCCGACAGCGTCGACGCGGGTCTGCGCCGCTACATGGAGGGGAAGCTCACCCCCGAGATTCCCGCGGACACGTACGTCTCGTTCTACCCGATGAGCAAGCGCCGCCAGCCCGAACAGAACTGGTACGACCTCTCGATGGACGATCGCGCCGACCTGATGGCGGGCCACGGCGAGGTCGGCAAGCAGTACGCCGGGAAGATCAACCAGGTCATCGCCTCCAGCGTCGGCCTCGACGACTGGGAGTGGGGGGTCACGCTGTTCGCCGACGACCTCACGGACGTCAAGGACATCGTCTACGAGATGCGCTTCGACGAGGCGTCCTCGAAGTACGGCGAGTTCGGCGAGTTCTACGTCGGCCGCCGGTTCCCGCCCGCCGACCTCCAGGCGTACATGGCCGGCGAGACGGTCCCGACCGGCGACGCCGAGACCGACGTTCCACACGGCAGGATGCGGGAGGCACACCACCACGGCGACACCGGCCACCACCACGATGAGGGACACGGTCACCACGGTAGCGACGGCAGCCACCACGACCACGGGGGCGGCGACGGTGACGGTGACGAGGAGGGCGACGACCAGGACCTCCGCGGTGAGCTCGAGGAGCTGAACATCTACGCCGGCCAGCCCCACGGCGAGGACGTCCACGCCACGGTCCTCTACTCCGAGGCGGACGTCGACGACCTCTTCGAGGAGGTCGAGGGGCTCCGCGGGAACTTCGACCACTACGGCACGCACGTCAAGACCGCGGTGTACGAGGGGCGGGCGACCGACCGCTCGGCGGTCGTCTCCATCTGGGAGACGGCGAGCGCCGCGGACACTGCCGCCGGCTTCCTCTCGGAGCTCCCGGAGGTCGTCTCGCGCGCGGGCGAGGAGTCCGGCTTCGGCACGATGGGGATGTTCTACGAGACCAAGCCCGAACACACCGCGGACTTCGTCGAGAAGTTCGACACGGTCGCCGACGTCCTCGCCGACATGGACGGCCACCACGAGACCGACCTCATGGTGAACGTCGAGGACGAGAACGACATGTTCATCGCGAGCCAGTGGGCGTCGAGAGAGGACGCCATGGCGTTCTTCTGCCGCTCCGACGCGTTCAGCGACACGGTCGACTGGGGCCGTGACGTCCTCGCAGGACGGCCGCGACACGTCTTCCTCGCGTAG
- a CDS encoding PadR family transcriptional regulator has product MRKSGPPKGLVSYLVLELLDEQPRYGYEILKEIESLSGGHWEPSYGSVYPILYKFEEEGYAERIEREDEPDRKYFEITDEGRAELADKRDEVGDTGDDFIDVILGFYHMFAVLGTDERFEISNPEPGEGWRFDEAFSAWIVEQLIRHHEYYFEEFERVEDTPEEFAERMGLSE; this is encoded by the coding sequence ATGCGAAAGAGCGGTCCGCCGAAGGGACTCGTCTCCTACCTCGTCCTCGAACTGCTGGACGAACAGCCCCGCTACGGCTACGAGATTCTCAAGGAGATCGAGTCGCTCAGCGGCGGCCACTGGGAGCCCTCCTACGGCTCCGTCTACCCCATCCTCTACAAGTTCGAGGAGGAGGGGTACGCCGAGCGGATCGAGCGGGAGGACGAACCCGACCGGAAGTACTTCGAGATCACCGACGAGGGCCGCGCGGAACTCGCGGACAAGCGCGACGAGGTCGGCGACACGGGCGACGACTTCATCGATGTCATCCTCGGGTTCTACCACATGTTCGCCGTGCTCGGCACCGACGAGCGCTTCGAGATATCGAACCCGGAACCGGGCGAGGGGTGGCGCTTCGACGAGGCGTTCTCGGCGTGGATCGTCGAACAACTCATCCGGCACCACGAGTACTACTTCGAGGAGTTCGAGCGGGTCGAGGACACCCCCGAGGAGTTCGCCGAGCGGATGGGCCTCTCCGAATAA
- a CDS encoding molybdopterin synthase, giving the protein MQLLGIAGPGADHVADALADRLTDRGRVAVVREGETDAPAWTAYVVGDGWTGVGGERSVDSVLDELARDHDYALLVDFPDARVPQVAVGDADVEDPVLSTSAADPDLDAVVAELEDAEPFQTLASLVAELKRTPEADYAGAIATFTGQVRALEDDDDEWTESLTFEKYDEVAAERTATIREELEAREGVLGVRLHHRVGRVDAGEDIVFVAVLAGHRREAFRAVEDGIDRLKEEVPIFKKEVTVAEEFWVHDRA; this is encoded by the coding sequence ATGCAACTGCTCGGTATCGCCGGGCCCGGCGCCGACCACGTCGCGGACGCGCTCGCGGACCGCCTCACCGACCGGGGCCGCGTCGCCGTCGTCCGGGAGGGGGAGACGGACGCTCCGGCCTGGACTGCCTACGTCGTCGGTGACGGCTGGACCGGTGTCGGCGGCGAGCGCTCCGTCGACAGCGTGCTCGACGAACTGGCCCGCGACCACGACTACGCGCTCCTCGTCGACTTCCCCGACGCCCGCGTCCCCCAGGTAGCGGTCGGGGACGCCGACGTCGAGGATCCCGTGCTCTCGACGAGCGCGGCCGACCCCGACCTCGACGCGGTCGTCGCGGAACTCGAAGACGCCGAACCGTTCCAGACGCTCGCCTCGCTCGTCGCGGAACTGAAACGCACGCCCGAGGCCGACTACGCGGGCGCCATCGCGACGTTCACCGGCCAGGTGCGGGCACTCGAGGACGACGACGACGAGTGGACGGAGTCGCTCACCTTCGAGAAGTACGACGAGGTGGCCGCCGAGCGCACGGCGACCATCCGCGAGGAACTGGAGGCCCGCGAGGGCGTACTCGGTGTCCGCCTCCACCACCGCGTCGGTCGCGTCGATGCGGGCGAGGACATCGTCTTCGTCGCGGTGCTCGCCGGCCACCGCCGGGAGGCGTTCCGGGCCGTCGAGGACGGCATCGACCGCCTCAAGGAGGAGGTACCGATCTTCAAGAAGGAGGTCACCGTCGCGGAGGAGTTCTGGGTTCACGACCGGGCCTGA
- a CDS encoding glutathione S-transferase N-terminal domain-containing protein produces MLELYQSEGCPYSQTVRETLSELGVSYVAHNPRLPGDEGGDVTNEQTHDELEAIGGEDAIPFLVDTDREETVYDSEDIVDYLEEHYA; encoded by the coding sequence ATGCTGGAACTGTACCAGTCCGAAGGCTGTCCGTACTCCCAGACGGTCCGCGAGACGCTCTCCGAACTCGGCGTCTCCTACGTCGCGCACAACCCCCGTCTGCCGGGCGACGAGGGCGGCGACGTGACGAACGAGCAGACCCACGACGAACTCGAAGCCATCGGCGGCGAGGACGCGATCCCGTTCCTCGTGGACACCGACCGCGAGGAGACGGTGTACGACTCCGAGGACATCGTCGACTACCTCGAGGAGCACTACGCGTAG
- the pyrH gene encoding UMP kinase, with amino-acid sequence MRVVVSIGGSVLAPDLSHERVEEHAAAIEQLADAGCEVGAVVGGGGVAREYIGTARELGANEIELDDIGIDVTRLNARLLIAALGGRAAPSPAENYEEAGEAMRRDDVAVMGGVVAGQTTDAVSAALAEYTDADLLLYATSVPGVFSADPNEDDDAKHFEQMTAGELVDIIADIEMSAGSSAPVDLLAAKLIERSGVRTIVLDGTDPQRIVDAVLYGDHEGTDIIPDGADDQMTYWASE; translated from the coding sequence ATGCGAGTCGTGGTTTCTATCGGCGGCAGCGTCCTCGCGCCCGACCTCTCACACGAGCGGGTCGAGGAGCACGCCGCCGCCATCGAGCAGCTAGCCGACGCCGGCTGCGAGGTCGGAGCCGTCGTCGGCGGTGGGGGTGTCGCACGGGAGTACATCGGGACGGCCCGGGAGTTGGGGGCCAACGAGATCGAACTCGACGACATCGGCATCGACGTGACGCGACTGAACGCGCGCCTGCTCATCGCGGCGCTCGGTGGGCGGGCGGCGCCCAGCCCCGCCGAGAACTACGAGGAGGCCGGAGAGGCGATGCGCCGCGACGACGTTGCCGTGATGGGCGGGGTCGTCGCCGGCCAGACGACGGACGCCGTGAGCGCGGCGCTCGCGGAGTACACGGACGCCGACCTCCTCCTGTACGCAACGAGCGTGCCGGGCGTGTTCAGCGCGGACCCCAACGAGGACGACGACGCGAAACACTTCGAGCAGATGACCGCCGGCGAACTCGTCGACATCATCGCGGACATCGAGATGAGCGCGGGCTCCTCCGCGCCGGTCGACCTGCTCGCCGCGAAGCTCATCGAGCGCTCGGGCGTCCGCACCATCGTCCTCGACGGGACCGACCCCCAGCGCATCGTGGACGCCGTGCTGTACGGCGACCACGAGGGGACGGACATCATCCCGGACGGCGCCGACGACCAGATGACGTACTGGGCGAGCGAGTAG
- a CDS encoding site-2 protease family protein: MDIWTVLLVALVVYWAGVAWARSSGLLPSWVSATGPILTLHTKRGKRFLDWASTPKRAWRAWGNFGLGITAVVLVSVLFVLVLSAVSTLANPPEPSAVNEPQNTLIIPGLNDFLPAAVAPEIVLGLFVGMVVHEFGHGLMSRVEDIEVESMGAVMLAILPIGAFVEPDQESQKEKSRGAQARMFAAGVTNNFLVVVLAFGLLFGPVAGAIAVADGGLVGAVYDDSAAAEAGISDGDRIVAVGGEEVENNTEFERALEETDERSVSVRLANGDQRDVDRRLLVVGNSSTSPLAAIETGDTIAAVNGTEVRTETELRDALENATVATFTTEGGKTVTGPAGAFVTVAPDSPASDSGLPAEETAVIVSVDDERVTGREDLQEVLDGRAPGETVGVVAYIDGERQTYDVELGTQPDGSSYLGVGIAPGVSGVTVSGFGANLYPAEQFHTMVSGDATGSAYLSAVFGSGGGAIVGFLQAIVGGLYLPLIGLLDPSIGFNFPGFAGVNTNFFVVEGALGALPAGVVFVFANVLLWTAWINLNLGFFNCIPAFPLDGGHLLRTGAEAVTSRLPVDNRRAFTRAITTSIGLLMLASLVLMLFGPELLN, encoded by the coding sequence ATGGACATCTGGACGGTACTGCTCGTCGCACTCGTCGTCTACTGGGCGGGCGTGGCGTGGGCCCGCAGTTCCGGGCTGTTGCCGTCGTGGGTCTCCGCGACGGGACCGATTCTGACACTCCACACGAAGCGCGGGAAGCGGTTCCTCGACTGGGCGTCGACGCCGAAGCGCGCCTGGCGCGCGTGGGGGAACTTCGGCCTCGGTATCACCGCCGTCGTGCTCGTGAGCGTGCTGTTCGTGCTCGTGCTCTCGGCGGTGTCTACGCTCGCGAACCCGCCGGAGCCCTCCGCCGTGAACGAGCCACAGAACACGCTCATCATCCCCGGCCTCAACGACTTCCTGCCGGCCGCTGTCGCCCCCGAGATCGTGCTCGGCCTGTTCGTCGGCATGGTCGTCCACGAGTTCGGTCACGGGCTGATGTCCCGCGTCGAGGACATCGAGGTCGAGTCGATGGGCGCCGTGATGCTGGCCATCCTCCCCATCGGCGCGTTCGTCGAACCCGACCAGGAGAGCCAGAAGGAGAAGTCCCGCGGTGCGCAAGCGCGCATGTTCGCGGCGGGCGTGACGAACAACTTCCTCGTCGTCGTACTCGCGTTCGGCCTGCTGTTCGGGCCGGTCGCGGGCGCAATCGCGGTCGCGGACGGCGGCCTGGTGGGCGCCGTTTACGACGACTCCGCGGCCGCCGAAGCTGGCATCTCGGACGGCGACCGCATCGTCGCAGTCGGCGGCGAAGAGGTGGAGAACAACACCGAGTTCGAGCGCGCGCTCGAGGAGACAGACGAGCGGTCCGTATCGGTGAGACTGGCGAACGGCGACCAGCGGGACGTGGACCGCCGGCTACTGGTCGTCGGGAACTCCTCGACGTCGCCGCTGGCCGCCATCGAGACGGGCGACACGATAGCCGCGGTCAACGGCACGGAGGTCCGCACGGAGACCGAACTGCGTGACGCACTCGAGAACGCGACTGTCGCGACGTTCACGACCGAGGGTGGGAAGACGGTGACCGGTCCCGCGGGCGCGTTCGTGACCGTCGCTCCGGACAGCCCCGCGTCGGACAGCGGGCTCCCCGCCGAGGAGACCGCAGTCATCGTCTCCGTCGACGACGAGCGCGTGACCGGCCGCGAGGACCTCCAGGAGGTCCTCGACGGGCGCGCGCCCGGCGAGACCGTCGGCGTGGTCGCGTACATCGACGGCGAGCGCCAGACGTACGACGTCGAACTCGGGACCCAGCCCGACGGGTCGAGCTACCTCGGCGTGGGCATCGCGCCCGGCGTCAGCGGCGTCACCGTCTCCGGGTTCGGTGCGAACCTCTATCCCGCCGAGCAGTTCCACACGATGGTCTCCGGCGACGCCACCGGGTCGGCTTACCTCTCGGCGGTGTTCGGCTCCGGCGGCGGCGCCATCGTGGGCTTCCTGCAGGCCATCGTCGGCGGCCTCTACCTCCCGCTCATCGGACTGCTCGACCCGTCCATCGGCTTCAACTTCCCCGGGTTCGCGGGCGTGAACACGAACTTCTTCGTCGTCGAGGGGGCACTCGGCGCGCTCCCCGCCGGCGTCGTCTTCGTGTTCGCCAACGTCCTGCTGTGGACCGCGTGGATCAACCTCAACCTCGGGTTCTTCAACTGCATCCCCGCGTTCCCGCTGGACGGTGGTCACCTCCTGCGGACCGGCGCGGAGGCCGTCACCTCGCGGCTCCCAGTGGACAACCGGCGGGCGTTCACCCGCGCCATCACGACGAGCATCGGGCTGCTGATGCTCGCGAGTCTGGTGTTGATGCTGTTCGGGCCGGAACTGCTGAACTAG